A genomic region of Homo sapiens chromosome 4, GRCh38.p14 Primary Assembly contains the following coding sequences:
- the ADH6 gene encoding alcohol dehydrogenase 6 isoform 1 (isoform 1 is encoded by transcript variant 1) codes for MSTTGQVIRCKAAILWKPGAPFSIEEVEVAPPKAKEVRIKVVATGLCGTEMKVLGSKHLDLLYPTILGHEGAGIVESIGEGVSTVKPGDKVITLFLPQCGECTSCLNSEGNFCIQFKQSKTQLMSDGTSRFTCKGKSIYHFGNTSTFCEYTVIKEISVAKIDAVAPLEKVCLISCGFSTGFGAAINTAKVTPGSTCAVFGLGGVGLSVVMGCKAAGAARIIGVDVNKEKFKKAQELGATECLNPQDLKKPIQEVLFDMTDAGIDFCFEAIGNLDVLAAALASCNESYGVCVVVGVLPASVQLKISGQLFFSGRSLKGSVFGGWKSRQHIPKLVADYMAEKLNLDPLITHTLNLDKINEAVELMKTGKCIRCILLL; via the exons ATGAGTACTACAGGCCAA GTCATCAGATGCAAAGCAGCCATACTCTGGAAGCCTGGTGCACCATTTTCTATTGAAGAGGTAGAAGTGGCCCCACCAAAGGCAAAGGAAGTTCgcataaag GTTGTGGCCACCGGACTGTGTGGTACAGAGATGAAAGTGTTGGGGAGTAAACACTTGGACCTCTTGTATCCCACCATCTTGGGCCATGAAGGGGCTGGAATCGTTGAGAGTATTGGAGAAGGAGTAAGCACAGTGAAACCAG GTGACAAAGTTATCACACTCTTTCTGCCACAGTGTGGAGAATGTACCTCTTGCCTGAATTCTGAGGGCAATTTTTGTATACAATTCAA ACAGTCAAAAACCCAACTGATGTCTGATGGTACCAGCAGGTTTACCTGCAAGGGAAAATCAATATATCACTTTGGTAATACCAGCACCTTCTGTGAATACACAGTGATAAAGGAAATCTCAGTTGCCAAGATTGATGCAGTCGCTCCTCTAGAGAAAGTATGCCTAATTAGCTGTGGCTTTTCCACTGGGTTTGGTGCTGCAATCAATACTGCCAAG GTGACTCCAGGTTCTACCTGTGCTGTGTTTGGCCTGGGAGGAGTCGGCTTGTCTGTTGTCATGGGTTGTAAAGCAGCAGGAGCAGCCAGGATCATTGGAGTGGATGTCAACAAGGAGAAATTTAAGAAGGCACAGGAATTGGGTGCTACTGAGTGCCTCAACCCTCAGGACTTAAAGAAACCCATTCAAGAAGTTTTATTTGATATGACAGATGCTGGTATAGACTTCTGCTTTGAGGCCATTGGAAATCTGGACGTTCTG GCAGCTGCCCTCGCCTCCTGCAATGAGAGCTATGGGGTCTGTGTGGTTGTTGGGGTGTTGCCTGCCAGTGTTCAACTCAAAATCAGTGGCCAGTTGTTCTTCTCAGGACGTTCTTTGAAGGGTTCTGTTTTTGGAG GCTGGAAGAGCAGACAGCACATCCCTAAACTGGTTGCTGATTATATGGCAGAGAAGTTGAATCTAGATCCACTAATTACTCATACTCTGAATCTTGATAAAATCAATGAAGCAGTTGAATTAATGAAAACTGGAAAATG tatCCGCTGTATCCTGTTACTTTAA
- the ADH6 gene encoding alcohol dehydrogenase 6 isoform 2 (isoform 2 is encoded by transcript variant 2), whose product MSTTGQVIRCKAAILWKPGAPFSIEEVEVAPPKAKEVRIKVVATGLCGTEMKVLGSKHLDLLYPTILGHEGAGIVESIGEGVSTVKPGDKVITLFLPQCGECTSCLNSEGNFCIQFKQSKTQLMSDGTSRFTCKGKSIYHFGNTSTFCEYTVIKEISVAKIDAVAPLEKVCLISCGFSTGFGAAINTAKVTPGSTCAVFGLGGVGLSVVMGCKAAGAARIIGVDVNKEKFKKAQELGATECLNPQDLKKPIQEVLFDMTDAGIDFCFEAIGNLDVLAAALASCNESYGVCVVVGVLPASVQLKISGQLFFSGRSLKGSVFGGWKSRQHIPKLVADYMAEKLNLDPLITHTLNLDKINEAVELMKTGKW is encoded by the exons ATGAGTACTACAGGCCAA GTCATCAGATGCAAAGCAGCCATACTCTGGAAGCCTGGTGCACCATTTTCTATTGAAGAGGTAGAAGTGGCCCCACCAAAGGCAAAGGAAGTTCgcataaag GTTGTGGCCACCGGACTGTGTGGTACAGAGATGAAAGTGTTGGGGAGTAAACACTTGGACCTCTTGTATCCCACCATCTTGGGCCATGAAGGGGCTGGAATCGTTGAGAGTATTGGAGAAGGAGTAAGCACAGTGAAACCAG GTGACAAAGTTATCACACTCTTTCTGCCACAGTGTGGAGAATGTACCTCTTGCCTGAATTCTGAGGGCAATTTTTGTATACAATTCAA ACAGTCAAAAACCCAACTGATGTCTGATGGTACCAGCAGGTTTACCTGCAAGGGAAAATCAATATATCACTTTGGTAATACCAGCACCTTCTGTGAATACACAGTGATAAAGGAAATCTCAGTTGCCAAGATTGATGCAGTCGCTCCTCTAGAGAAAGTATGCCTAATTAGCTGTGGCTTTTCCACTGGGTTTGGTGCTGCAATCAATACTGCCAAG GTGACTCCAGGTTCTACCTGTGCTGTGTTTGGCCTGGGAGGAGTCGGCTTGTCTGTTGTCATGGGTTGTAAAGCAGCAGGAGCAGCCAGGATCATTGGAGTGGATGTCAACAAGGAGAAATTTAAGAAGGCACAGGAATTGGGTGCTACTGAGTGCCTCAACCCTCAGGACTTAAAGAAACCCATTCAAGAAGTTTTATTTGATATGACAGATGCTGGTATAGACTTCTGCTTTGAGGCCATTGGAAATCTGGACGTTCTG GCAGCTGCCCTCGCCTCCTGCAATGAGAGCTATGGGGTCTGTGTGGTTGTTGGGGTGTTGCCTGCCAGTGTTCAACTCAAAATCAGTGGCCAGTTGTTCTTCTCAGGACGTTCTTTGAAGGGTTCTGTTTTTGGAG GCTGGAAGAGCAGACAGCACATCCCTAAACTGGTTGCTGATTATATGGCAGAGAAGTTGAATCTAGATCCACTAATTACTCATACTCTGAATCTTGATAAAATCAATGAAGCAGTTGAATTAATGAAAACTGGAAAATGGTAA